The following proteins are encoded in a genomic region of Spirosoma sp. SC4-14:
- a CDS encoding sigma-70 family RNA polymerase sigma factor, whose translation MKHLSDEELVRLYIETQKNTYFERLYERYCDKVYRKCLSFTKDPLQAEDLTHDIFLKLVIKLGGFKEQAKFSTWLYSITYNHCTDHMRSPQRRTEVYMDEGWERLDVGNDDGLAELAEMEAQQLKRAMEHLDPTEQSLLLMKYQDNISIRELADLNGITESAVKMRLKRTRDKLRKYYLEGAVFWLLVAIKAVLSIRWPFR comes from the coding sequence ATGAAGCATCTTTCGGACGAAGAATTGGTCCGGTTATATATCGAAACGCAAAAGAATACTTATTTTGAGCGTTTATACGAGCGTTATTGTGATAAAGTTTACCGAAAATGCCTTTCGTTTACGAAAGATCCATTGCAAGCTGAAGACCTGACTCATGATATTTTTCTGAAATTGGTTATTAAGCTCGGTGGGTTTAAGGAGCAGGCCAAGTTTTCGACATGGTTATACTCAATTACCTATAACCATTGCACTGATCATATGCGCTCCCCACAACGGCGTACGGAAGTCTATATGGACGAGGGTTGGGAGCGGCTAGACGTTGGAAATGATGATGGATTGGCTGAACTGGCCGAAATGGAAGCCCAGCAACTTAAGCGGGCAATGGAGCATCTCGACCCAACTGAGCAGAGTCTTTTATTAATGAAATATCAGGATAATATCAGTATCCGGGAACTTGCCGATTTGAATGGGATTACGGAAAGTGCTGTGAAAATGCGCCTAAAGCGCACGCGCGACAAACTCCGCAAATACTATCTGGAAGGAGCAGTGTTTTGGTTACTGGTGGCTATTAAAGCTGTTCTGTCAATACGGTGGCCTTTTCGTTAA
- the tsf gene encoding translation elongation factor Ts, which yields MAITAADVNKLRQETGAGMMDCKKALTEADGDFEKAKEILRKQGQKIADKRADNVTSEGVVLAHVSQDGKSGKVIALACETEPVSKVADFQNLAMAVISTAVATNATDKDTLLATSQADGRTLQDHITDLMGKIGEKIDVAAFESVSADTVVSYIHSNGKLGVLVGLSNTNGTDVAEVGKDIAMQIAAMKPIAVDKDGVDATVVEREIEIGKEQARQEGKPEAMLEKIALGKLNKFYKENTLLNQEFVKDNSLTIAQLLDKTSKGLTVSAFKRVAIG from the coding sequence ATGGCAATTACTGCTGCTGACGTAAATAAACTTCGGCAAGAGACCGGAGCCGGCATGATGGACTGTAAAAAAGCCCTTACCGAAGCCGATGGTGATTTTGAAAAAGCAAAAGAGATTCTGCGGAAACAGGGTCAGAAAATAGCCGACAAACGGGCGGACAACGTAACCTCTGAAGGGGTCGTATTAGCACACGTAAGTCAGGACGGTAAAAGCGGTAAAGTTATTGCACTGGCCTGCGAAACCGAGCCGGTTTCTAAAGTTGCTGATTTCCAGAACCTGGCTATGGCTGTTATCAGCACGGCTGTTGCGACCAATGCTACTGACAAAGATACGCTACTGGCAACGTCGCAGGCCGATGGTCGTACACTACAGGATCATATCACCGACCTGATGGGTAAAATTGGTGAGAAAATCGATGTGGCTGCTTTCGAATCTGTGTCGGCCGATACCGTAGTATCGTATATTCACTCGAATGGTAAACTGGGTGTACTGGTTGGTCTGAGCAACACAAACGGTACTGATGTGGCCGAAGTGGGTAAAGACATTGCAATGCAGATTGCTGCTATGAAGCCAATCGCTGTTGATAAAGATGGCGTTGATGCGACTGTGGTTGAACGCGAAATCGAAATCGGTAAAGAACAGGCTCGTCAGGAAGGTAAGCCAGAAGCTATGCTGGAAAAAATTGCGCTGGGTAAACTGAATAAATTCTACAAAGAGAATACCCTGTTAAATCAGGAATTTGTTAAAGATAATTCACTGACAATTGCTCAGTTACTCGATAAAACGAGCAAAGGACTGACGGTTTCAGCATTCAAACGGGTAGCTATTGGCTAA
- the rpsB gene encoding 30S ribosomal protein S2 — translation MAQIEYKDLLDAGVHFGHLTRKWDPRMAPYIFMEKNGIHIIDLNKTLASLEEASNAIRGIVRSGRKVMFVATKKQAQEIVSEEARRLKMPYVTDRWQGGMLTNFATIRKSLKKLQTLDKMLKDEETIKSIAKRERLTRTREKEKLERVLGGISDLTRLPAALFVVDVKREHIAVSEAHRLGIPVFAMCDTNSNPDAVDFAIPANDDAYKSISLITLAIGKAIEEGLLERKQDKDDQRMQEEEEAKRTEDLAQAKAEGDDQPEATSSPAAVAEDEQEA, via the coding sequence ATGGCACAGATCGAATATAAAGACCTCCTCGACGCCGGTGTGCACTTTGGCCACCTGACGCGTAAGTGGGACCCCCGGATGGCTCCGTATATCTTCATGGAGAAAAACGGCATCCATATAATTGACCTTAATAAAACACTCGCTTCGCTCGAAGAAGCATCGAATGCTATCAGAGGTATCGTTCGCTCGGGCCGTAAGGTGATGTTTGTGGCAACGAAGAAACAGGCACAGGAGATCGTTTCGGAAGAAGCGCGTCGTCTGAAAATGCCTTATGTAACAGATCGCTGGCAGGGCGGTATGTTAACCAACTTCGCTACGATTCGCAAATCGCTGAAAAAACTGCAAACGCTGGACAAAATGCTGAAAGATGAGGAGACCATCAAAAGCATTGCCAAGCGGGAGCGGTTAACCCGGACTCGTGAGAAAGAAAAGCTGGAACGCGTGTTAGGTGGTATTTCTGACCTGACCCGTTTGCCAGCAGCTCTGTTTGTTGTTGACGTAAAGCGGGAACACATCGCCGTTTCTGAAGCACATCGATTGGGTATCCCCGTCTTTGCTATGTGCGATACGAACTCGAACCCCGACGCGGTCGATTTCGCTATCCCGGCTAACGACGATGCTTATAAGTCAATTTCGTTAATTACGCTCGCTATCGGTAAAGCCATAGAAGAAGGTTTGCTCGAGCGGAAACAGGATAAAGACGATCAGCGTATGCAGGAAGAAGAAGAGGCTAAACGCACAGAAGATCTTGCTCAGGCTAAGGCCGAAGGCGACGATCAGCCAGAAGCAACTTCATCGCCGGCTGCTGTTGCTGAAGACGAGCAGGAAGCATAA
- the rpsI gene encoding 30S ribosomal protein S9: MDRINTIGRRKTAISRVYLSAGSGAISVNGKDYKQYFPTEVLQIILNQPFSSINGVGGYDVKVNVRGGGVAGQAEATRMAIARALVELNAEFRPALKKEGFLTRDSRMVERKKPGRKKARRRFQFSKR, from the coding sequence ATGGATCGTATCAATACCATTGGCCGCCGTAAAACTGCCATCTCCCGCGTTTATCTGTCGGCGGGCAGCGGAGCCATCTCGGTAAACGGGAAAGATTACAAACAATACTTCCCAACCGAAGTACTGCAAATTATTCTGAACCAGCCTTTTTCATCGATCAACGGTGTTGGTGGCTACGACGTGAAAGTGAACGTTCGTGGTGGCGGTGTAGCTGGTCAGGCCGAAGCAACCCGCATGGCTATTGCCCGTGCATTGGTTGAGTTGAACGCCGAGTTCCGTCCGGCTCTTAAGAAAGAAGGGTTCCTGACACGGGATTCGCGTATGGTAGAACGGAAAAAACCAGGCCGGAAAAAAGCCCGTCGCCGGTTCCAGTTCTCGAAACGTTAA
- the rplM gene encoding 50S ribosomal protein L13, which produces MNTLSYKTISANKETAQKEWVVVDAQGEVLGRLASQIARLIRGKHKTNFTPHVDCGDNVIVINADKVRLTGAKMTDKVYVRHTGYPGGQRFASPRLLLEKHPERIIEHAVKGMLPKNRLGRRLYTNLYVYAGDQHPHEAQQPKAVKF; this is translated from the coding sequence GTGAATACGCTCAGTTACAAAACTATCTCTGCCAACAAAGAAACGGCGCAGAAGGAATGGGTTGTGGTTGACGCTCAGGGCGAAGTGCTTGGTCGGCTGGCCAGCCAGATCGCACGTCTGATCCGCGGCAAACACAAAACTAACTTCACACCGCACGTTGACTGCGGAGATAACGTGATCGTCATCAATGCCGACAAGGTTCGTCTGACCGGCGCTAAGATGACCGACAAAGTTTATGTCCGCCACACAGGTTATCCTGGTGGTCAACGGTTCGCATCGCCCCGGTTGCTGCTTGAAAAGCACCCCGAGCGCATCATCGAACACGCCGTGAAAGGTATGTTGCCTAAAAATCGGCTTGGTCGTCGGTTGTACACCAACCTGTATGTTTACGCTGGTGATCAGCACCCGCATGAGGCTCAGCAACCTAAAGCAGTTAAATTCTAA